GAAGTCCTCGATCTCTTCACCTTCAATCGTGCCTTTGCGCAGCATCGCGACAATGGCGAATGCGCCGAACGTCATGAACGTGTACAGGGCAATATAGAGCAGAACGCTGGCAATGCCGGACGAGGGCTCTGTGCGTCCAGCGGAGACGACACCGATCATGGCATAGCCGGCGTGTGCGATGCTTGAATAGGCCAGCATCCGTTTGATGTTTGTCTGGACCAGAGCAACGACGTTGCCCGTAACAAGGGTGGCAAGACAGAGCAAGAGGAAGATGGCGGACCAATCGGCTTTGACTCCGCCCAACCCGTCCACAAACACACGGAGGAATGCGCCGAAGCTGGCGGCTTTGGATCCCACAGCCATGAACGCCGTGACCGAAGTTGGAGCGCCCTGATAGACGTCCGGTGTCCACATATGAAACGGAACGACGGCCAGTTTGAATGCGAACCCCACCGCCAACAGGATCGTTGCAAATAACAGCAACGGATCGGTGAACCCCTGGGTCGCAATTGCCGAGGCAATCGCCGGCAGTTTCGTACTGCCGGTCGCTCCGTAGAGGAGAGAAATGCCGTAGAGGAGAATGCCGGAGGAAAATGCGCCCAAGACGAAGTATTTCGCCGATGCTTCGAGGGAGCGAGGTTCATTCCGTTTGAGACCTGCCAGGACATACAGGGAGAGCGACATCAATTCCGTACCAAGATAGATCGTCAACAAGTCGGCGGCGGAGACCATCACCATCATGCCGCACAGCGAGAGCAATATGAAGCCATAATACTCACCGAAATACAGCCGCTCTTCTTTGAGATAGGAGTAGGACAGTAGGACTGTGAGTCCCGTCACAAAGTACAACAGCAGTTTCCAGAATGCTCCAAAGGCATCGATGACGACAAGGCCACTAAATATTGAGGCATGCGTTCCCATTTGGGACGCCGTCAGGCCCATGCAAATGGCGAGTGTTCCTAGGCTCACCCATACCAGGCTATCCTTATCGGATGGTCGTAGCACTGGGTCGAGCACAAGCACGACACAGGCGGCCGTGATGACCAGTAGCTCGGGCAGGACGAGGAGGAGATCTGCTGCAGAAAAGGTCATGGGCGTTTCCCCTGCGTTTCCGTAAGCGGCAGGTTGCCGATGGGATTAACGGTTGAGGCATGGACTACGTCGAGCGTCGAGAGCAGGTCGTCTTTCTGCAAGGGCGTTGTCTGCTCGAGACCAGCTCGAATGGAACTCTGGCGAGGGGAGGAGGGTGCAACGCGAGC
The Candidatus Nitrospira nitrosa DNA segment above includes these coding regions:
- a CDS encoding NADH-quinone oxidoreductase subunit N — translated: MTFSAADLLLVLPELLVITAACVVLVLDPVLRPSDKDSLVWVSLGTLAICMGLTASQMGTHASIFSGLVVIDAFGAFWKLLLYFVTGLTVLLSYSYLKEERLYFGEYYGFILLSLCGMMVMVSAADLLTIYLGTELMSLSLYVLAGLKRNEPRSLEASAKYFVLGAFSSGILLYGISLLYGATGSTKLPAIASAIATQGFTDPLLLFATILLAVGFAFKLAVVPFHMWTPDVYQGAPTSVTAFMAVGSKAASFGAFLRVFVDGLGGVKADWSAIFLLLCLATLVTGNVVALVQTNIKRMLAYSSIAHAGYAMIGVVSAGRTEPSSGIASVLLYIALYTFMTFGAFAIVAMLRKGTIEGEEIEDFTGLAKRHPIPALLMMVFMVSLAGIPPTAGFIGKLYVFRSAVEAGMAWLAAIALLFAAISAYYYLRVVMVMYMRDPIDGTDPVPRLVMSPTLSIVLACAVAGVVVFGIYPNPLVNLAQQAVLTLK